The Pseudomonas sp. MPC6 nucleotide sequence CCGTTCATACCTCCATGGCTTCCCAGCCACAACAACAAGCCCCTGCACGCCAGGAACAGCCAGCGGTAAACTACCGTGACCTGGACCGTCCGACCGTCATGCGCAACCAGGCTCAGGCCGGTGCTGCGGCTGCCGCGAAGATGAATCCGCAAGACGACCTGGACTACCTGGACATTCCGGCTTTCCTGCGTCGTCAGGCCGATTGATGGAATGTATCAGGGCTATGAAGGTGATTGGTGTTCAGCAAAGGCGTGGTCTGCTATTATCGCCAGCCTTTGTTGATACCAGTTCGCAATTTGCGCTGAAGCGGCCCAAGCCATGATTAAACAACGCACACTGAAAAATATTATCCGTGCCACAGGTGTAGGTCTGCACTCCGGGGAGAAGGTATACCTGACCCTCAAGCCTGCACCTATCGACACCGGCATCGTGTTTGTTCGTGCCGATCTGGACCCTGTGGTGCAGATCCCTGCTCGCGCGGAAAACGTTGGTGAAACCACGATGTCGACCACATTGGTCAGTGGTGACACCAAAGTGGATACGGTGGAGCACTTGCTCTCGGCCATGGCTGGCCTGGGCATCGATAACGCCTACGTCGAGCTCTCCGCGTCCGAAGTCCCGATCATGGATGGTAGCGCTGGACCTTTCGTATTCCTGATTCAGTCGGCGGGCCTGGAAGAACAGGACGCCGCCAAGAAATTCATCCGCATCCTGCGCGAAGTGACAGTGGAAGACGGCGACAAGCGCGCCACTTTCGTCCCTTTCGAAGGCTTCAAGGTGAGTTTCGAGATCGATTTCGATCACCCGGTTTTCCGTGACCGCACACAAAGTGCAAGCGTGGATTTTTCCAGTACTTCGTTCGTAAAAGAAGTCAGCCGCGCCCGTACCTTTGGTTTCATGAGTGACATCGAGTATCTGCGCAAGCACAACCTCGCACTCGGCGGCAGCGTTGAAAACGCTATTGTGGTCGACGCGGATGGTGTACTGAACGAAGACGGCCTTCGTTATGAAGACGAATTCGTGAAGCACAAGATCCTCGATGCTATTGGTGACCTCTACCTGTTGGGCAATAGCCTGATTGGTGAGTTCAAGGGCTTCAAGTCCGGACATGCTTTGAACAACCAGCTGCTGCGCAAGTTGATTGAGCAGACAGATGCCTGGGAAGTCGTGACTTTTGAAGACGCCAGCACTGCACCGATCTCTTACATGCGCCCAGTTGCGGCCGTGTAAGTAAAAAACCTCTCTAGTTTTTCAAGGCTGCCTTCGGGTGGCCTTTTTTTATGCCCCGAATTGGCGGTGTCTGGAAGGGCCTCATCGCCACAGCATTATTTCTCAGCCGGTAGCGACGACCCGATTACGCCCACTTTCCTTGGCCTGATACAACGCCTTGTCCGCGGCAAACAGCAATTGCTCCAGGCTCAAGTCGCTCTGCGGGGTCCAGGTGCTGATCCCGATACTGACAGTCATCGGCGACTCTGCATCCGCCCTCAACGGCAACTGCTCGACCGCTGAACGGAGCTGTTCGGCAATCCGCAGCGCACCCTGGCTGCCGGTTTCGGCAAGAATCACCGAAAACTCCTCGCCGCCATAACGGGCAACCAGATCCGCCGGCCGTCGGACATGGGCGCTGATCACCCGGGCCACCGTGCGCAGCGCATCGTCGCCAGCCTGATGCCCGTGGCGATCGTTGAACGCCTTGAAGTGGTCGGCATCGATCATCAGCAGCGACAGCGGCAAGCCCGAGCGTTGGGCACGAAACCATTCATGGCGCAGGACCTGATCCAGGGTTCGGCGGTTGGCCAGGCCGGTCAACGCATCCGTGGCGGCCAGTTGCGCCAGTTCCTGCTCGGCGTTATGCCGCAGGCGCAATTCCCGGCTGAACAACCAGGTCAACCAGAGCAGGCTCACGCACAGGGCCAGGGTCGCCAGGCTGACCACCAGCGCCGTGCGCTTCCACGCCGCATAGACTTCGTCGCTGGACAGGGCAACGATGACGATCAACGGCAAGTCGCCCACCTGGGAGAACGTGTACAGGCGTTCATCCTGGTAGAGGCTTGAAGTGCCGGTGAAGCTGCCGTTGCCTTCTTTGACGATGCGCTGGAAGTTAGGACGGCTGCTGAAGTCCTTGCCGGTCATGTCCTCGGCCGGGCGCGGTTGCAGGGCCAGGAGGATCCCGTCCTTGCTGATCAGGGTGATGGTGCTGTCCCGACCTATGTTCAAACTGTTGAACAACTGATCAAAGTAGTTCAAGCGCATCGCGGCTTCGGCCACACCCAGGAATTCGCCTTGGGCGCCACTGATCCGGCGGCTGAAGCTGATACGCCATTCCTGTCCTGCCTCTGCGGACTTGAACGGGCGGCTGATGAGCATGCCCGGGGTCCGCTTATTCACATGGGAGCGGAAAAATTCACGGTCGGCAAAGTTGCCCTTTCTGGGTACCACCGAGGCCGAGTCGGCCATCACGTTGCCCTGGTTGTCGAGCAACAGAATGTCGCCTTTATAGGGCGCAGCCGTGGCGCGGTCGAACAAGGCCAGGTGACGAATGAGCGGGGATACGGATTTGAGGTCTTCACGCTGCGAGGCGGCAATCAGGCCCAGCAACGACAGATCATAGAGTTGTATGTTGCGCAGGACGTCGGCGTCGATCAACTGCACGATATTGGATGCTGCGCGAGTGGCGGACAGCTCGGCGTTGGCGCGTTCACGGATCAGCAGGAAGGCGACAATGCTCATGATTGCAATCGCCAGCAGTAAACTGCCGAGAGTCAGAATCCGTTCCGGTCGCGTCGAACGGATCGAGTGGTGAGGTATCGCATGGCGCACACTCATGGTTCTGACTTCTACTGACAAGGCGATAAGAGACTTCTGGTGCAATCGCCGGGGCAGAGCGCCGGACACCGATTGCGTATACAGCGCCTGTATAAATCCCAAGCAAAAAAAAGGCCAGCAAAACATGCAGGCCTTTTTTGAAACGGGGGTCAGAAAAAGCTGAACGGGTCGTCGATGATCGCTCGGTTATCGTTACATCAATTGCAACGAACCGGCGAAAAAAAGCCGCTGATAGCAGCGGCTTGAAGACAACTTTCAACGGAAAGAGCCGATAAAAGTGTCGAGGGAAACAGAGTGGTTTCTAACGGTCAGCTGTCGTTCTCGAGTCCTGTCTGGGACCGGCTGGTCGACGCCTGAGGGGTTTGCGCGGCATCCTGAGCCTTGGCCGTCATTTCGCTCTGATACTCTTCGAACGCCGCGGCGCGTGCGGTGTTGTGCGCGGCGAAAGTCTGCGACTCTTCAGCCATGGCGACCGGAGACAGGAACAACGAGGACAAAACGAAAGCGCTGGCAATACCCATGGTGTTGGACATCTCTAAAACCTTCTTGCTTGGCAAGTGCTGTTTGGTGCGGCAAAGATAAGGCGCAATCAGGCGGGGAAAAAGAGCGAATTCATGAAAGGACTGTTGCGGAAAATACAAGGATCGAGTCTGTAGGAGCCGGCTTGCTGGCGAAGGCGTCCTCATGGGCGGTGCAAGGCTCGAGGGCCTCTTCGCTGGCAAGCCAGCTCCTACAGGGGGGCGTCAGACGGGGAGGTGGATACCGAAGGTATTCATGCCGTGATCACTGCGCACAAACACGTCCCCGCCATGCATCAGTGCAATCGCCTTGACGATCGCCAGGCCCAGGCCGTGGTTGTTGCCACTGTTGCTGCGCGACGCATCGACCCGATAGAAGCGCTCGAACAGTCGCGGCAGATGCTCGCTGGCAATCGGCGATCCCGGGTTTGCGACACCGATGCTGACCTGGTGCGCCTCGACCTCGATCCGCACCTGAATCACTTGGCCGGGTTCGGTATGCTGCACGGCATTGCTCAGCAGGTTGATCAACGCCCGACGCAGATGAGCGATTTCGATCCGCACCTGGGCATCGCCACTGACCTGCACCTGGACCTGGGCGTCTTCGAGGATGAAATCCAGGTATTCCAGGGTGGTTGCCACTTCATCCGCCAGGGAGGTGGACATCAGTTTGGTGGCCTTGCTGCCCTGGTCGGCGCTGGCGAGAAACAGCATGTCATTGATGATCGAACGCAGCCGTTCCAGCTCTTCGAGGTTCGATTGCAGCACTTCGAAGTAGTGTTCGGCTGAACGGCCACGGGTCAGTGCCACCTGCGTCTGGCCGATCAGGTTGGTCAGTGGCGAGCGCAGTTCGTGGGCAACGTCGGCGTTGAATGATTCCAGGCGCGAGTAGGCCTGTTCGACGCGTTCCAGCGTGGAGTTGAATGAGTTGACGAACTGATTGAGTTCCGGCGGCAGCGAGGCCAGTCGCAACCGCCCGGAACGCAATGGCGGGGCCAGGCGCTGGGCTTCCTGGGACAGCTTGATCAATGGCTTGAGGCCGATCCGTGCCACCCAATAGCCAAGTGCCGAGGCCAGTAACACCCCGATGATCGCCAGGCTGATCAAGGCGATCAACAAGTGGTGCTGAGTCTGGAAAAACGTTTCGGTGTCGATGCCGATCATGAAACGCAGCGGCGGTCGCTGATCCTTGGCGGGAAACTGGCTGACCAGCACCTTCAATGGATAAGGCTGATCCGGCAGTTTCAGGTCGCGCATGCCCAGCGGCCCCTGGGCAAAGGCGCGGATCTGCGGCGTCAGGTTGCCGTATTCGTAATGGGGGTCGCCGCTGATGATCCAGAAACTGATGCGCTTGTCTTCTTCACCCAGCAGCTTGAGCTTGTTGTTGATCTTCACCCAATGCTCCGGCGTGCCGTAACGGCCGACGGTGGATTCGAGCACGCTGTAGCGCGCATCCAGCTCGGCTTCGGGCAACAAGCCCAGGCCTTTGTCGACTTGCTGATAGAGCGCCCCGCCGATCAACAGGAACACCAGCAGCGCGACCAGGGTGAACATCCCGCTCAAGCGCAGGGCAATCGAATTACTGGACACCACGGCTCTCCAGCACATAACCCATGCCACGGATGGTGTGCAGCAATTTCTCCTCGAACGGCCCGTCGAGCTTGGCCCGCAGGCGCTTGATCGCGACTTCGACCACGTTGGCGTCGCTGTCGAAATTGATGTCCCAGACCATCTCGGCAATGGCGGTTTTCGAGAGGATTTCACCTTGTCGACGGGCCAGCACACTGAGCAGCGAGAACTCCTTGGCCGTCAGGTCCAGGCGCATGCCGGCGCGGGTGGCCTTGCGGCTGATCAAATCGATCCACAGGTCGGCGACGCTGACTTGCACCGGTTCATGGCCGCCGCTGCGACGCGTCAACGCCTGTAGCCGTGCCACCAGTTCGAGGAAGGAAAAAGGTTTGCCGAGGTAATCGTCGGCGCCGTCGCGCAGGCCTCTGATGCGGTCTTCCACGCGCTCGCGGGCGGTGAGCATGATCACCGGGGTTTGCTTGCGCGCACGCAACGCGCGCAATACGCCGAAGCCGTCCAGGCCCGGCAGCATGACGTCGAGGACGATCACCGCGTAGTCGCTTTCCAGCGCCAGGTGCAAGCCGCCGACGCCGTCGCGCGCCAGGTCCACGGTGTAGCCCTGTTCCGTCAGGCCGCGATGCAGGTAGTCCGCGGTTTTTTCCTCGTCTTCGATAATCAGAACGCGCATGACCCCGCCTCAGTCTGTGGTCGCCAGCACCGGTACCGGCGTTGGCTTGGGCCTATGGAATAGCCGCTCGAGCCACAAGTATATGACCGGAGTGGTGAACAGCGTCAGCGCCTGGCTTACCAGCAAGCCGCCGACGACCGCGATCCCCAGGGGCTGGCGCAGTTCGGCGCCGGTGCCGTAACCGAGCATCAGCGGCAGTGCGCCGAGCAGGGCGGCGAGGGTGGTCATGATGATCGGCCGGAACCGGGTAAGACAGGCCTGGTAAATCGCCTCTTCCGGTGGCAAGCCGCCTTTGCGCTGGGCTTCGAGGGCGAAGTCGATCATCAGGATGCCGTTTTTCTTGACGATCCCGATCAACAGCACCAGCCCGATCAGCGCCATGATCGAAAAGTCCTGGCCCCAGATCCACAGCATGATCACCGCGCCGAGCCCCGCCGACGGCAGGGTCGAGATGATCGTCAGCGGGTGCACGAAGCTCTCGTAGAGCACGCCGAGAATGATGTACACCGCCACCAGCGCCGCCAGAATCAGCCAGGGCTGGCTGGCCAGCGAACTCTGGAACGCCTGGGCCGCGCCCTGGAAGTTGCCG carries:
- the lpxC gene encoding UDP-3-O-acyl-N-acetylglucosamine deacetylase; its protein translation is MIKQRTLKNIIRATGVGLHSGEKVYLTLKPAPIDTGIVFVRADLDPVVQIPARAENVGETTMSTTLVSGDTKVDTVEHLLSAMAGLGIDNAYVELSASEVPIMDGSAGPFVFLIQSAGLEEQDAAKKFIRILREVTVEDGDKRATFVPFEGFKVSFEIDFDHPVFRDRTQSASVDFSSTSFVKEVSRARTFGFMSDIEYLRKHNLALGGSVENAIVVDADGVLNEDGLRYEDEFVKHKILDAIGDLYLLGNSLIGEFKGFKSGHALNNQLLRKLIEQTDAWEVVTFEDASTAPISYMRPVAAV
- a CDS encoding sensor domain-containing diguanylate cyclase, whose protein sequence is MSVRHAIPHHSIRSTRPERILTLGSLLLAIAIMSIVAFLLIRERANAELSATRAASNIVQLIDADVLRNIQLYDLSLLGLIAASQREDLKSVSPLIRHLALFDRATAAPYKGDILLLDNQGNVMADSASVVPRKGNFADREFFRSHVNKRTPGMLISRPFKSAEAGQEWRISFSRRISGAQGEFLGVAEAAMRLNYFDQLFNSLNIGRDSTITLISKDGILLALQPRPAEDMTGKDFSSRPNFQRIVKEGNGSFTGTSSLYQDERLYTFSQVGDLPLIVIVALSSDEVYAAWKRTALVVSLATLALCVSLLWLTWLFSRELRLRHNAEQELAQLAATDALTGLANRRTLDQVLRHEWFRAQRSGLPLSLLMIDADHFKAFNDRHGHQAGDDALRTVARVISAHVRRPADLVARYGGEEFSVILAETGSQGALRIAEQLRSAVEQLPLRADAESPMTVSIGISTWTPQSDLSLEQLLFAADKALYQAKESGRNRVVATG
- a CDS encoding heavy metal sensor histidine kinase — translated: MSSNSIALRLSGMFTLVALLVFLLIGGALYQQVDKGLGLLPEAELDARYSVLESTVGRYGTPEHWVKINNKLKLLGEEDKRISFWIISGDPHYEYGNLTPQIRAFAQGPLGMRDLKLPDQPYPLKVLVSQFPAKDQRPPLRFMIGIDTETFFQTQHHLLIALISLAIIGVLLASALGYWVARIGLKPLIKLSQEAQRLAPPLRSGRLRLASLPPELNQFVNSFNSTLERVEQAYSRLESFNADVAHELRSPLTNLIGQTQVALTRGRSAEHYFEVLQSNLEELERLRSIINDMLFLASADQGSKATKLMSTSLADEVATTLEYLDFILEDAQVQVQVSGDAQVRIEIAHLRRALINLLSNAVQHTEPGQVIQVRIEVEAHQVSIGVANPGSPIASEHLPRLFERFYRVDASRSNSGNNHGLGLAIVKAIALMHGGDVFVRSDHGMNTFGIHLPV
- a CDS encoding heavy metal response regulator transcription factor, coding for MRVLIIEDEEKTADYLHRGLTEQGYTVDLARDGVGGLHLALESDYAVIVLDVMLPGLDGFGVLRALRARKQTPVIMLTARERVEDRIRGLRDGADDYLGKPFSFLELVARLQALTRRSGGHEPVQVSVADLWIDLISRKATRAGMRLDLTAKEFSLLSVLARRQGEILSKTAIAEMVWDINFDSDANVVEVAIKRLRAKLDGPFEEKLLHTIRGMGYVLESRGVQ